One genomic region from Sander lucioperca isolate FBNREF2018 chromosome 3, SLUC_FBN_1.2, whole genome shotgun sequence encodes:
- the LOC116056302 gene encoding nuclear factor 7, brain-like — translation MAEKTALVESFLNCHVCSSETEKGEKNMEVVCSKHQEVPYWFCKDEDRVVCPVCEFSLHHGHTVVPVEQAVRDMKEQLKSDLQSLQDKRDKHRRVEKTYNEINQHSKKQLLSTESQIRAEFNKLHQFLKEEEDSRLAALREEEQKRGKTVSSEMKRIQEQISSLSDSISAVEADLQKDSVPFLSSYKASQSRARAQCSLSDPQLLSGALTDVAKHLGNLSFRVWEKMKDMVHFCPVILDPNTAADSLYLSDDLTSARRGDTKQKLPENPERHSKYSAVLGSEGFSSGKHSWEVEVGDTPYWVVGLAKESADRKGKRYSLPKYGIWCFKYLSGQYTGGSKSVTVKKSLQRIRVQLDYEGGKVSFYNSEHMTHIYTLRDTFTEKLFPYFSIGPASDAKTAEIKICPAEISLRGSESSEKVERGKSFISRIKKKKKL, via the coding sequence ATGGCTGAGAAAACTGCTCTTGTTGAAAGTTTCCTGAACTGCCATGTATGTTCATCGGAGacagaaaaaggagagaagaatATGGAGGTGGTGTGTAGTAAACACCAAGAAGTCCCATATTGGTTCTGTAAGGATGAAGACAGAGTTGTGTGTCCTGTCTGTGAGTTTTCTCTCCACCACGGTCACACGGTGGTTCCTGTAGAACAAGCAGTCAGAGATATGAAGGAGCAGCTGAAATCTGACTTACAGTCTCTGCAGGACAAGAGGGACAAACACAGACGAGTGGAGAAAACatacaatgaaataaatcaaCACTCCAAGAAGCAGCTGCTGTCTACAGAGAGTCAGATCAGAGCCGAGTTCAACAAGCTGCACCAGTTcctgaaagaggaagaggattCCAGACTGGCAGCTCTGAGGGAGGAAGAGCAGAAGAGGGGGAAGACTGTCAGCAGCGAGATGAAGAGGATTCAGGAGCAGATCTCCTCTCTGTCAGACAGCATCTCTGCTGTGGAAGCAGACCTGCAGAAAGACAGCGTGCCGTTCCTCAGCAGTTATAAAGCCTCTCAGAGCAGAGCCAGAGCCCAGTGCTCGCTGTCGgatccacagctgctctcaggagcGCTGACAGATGTGGCCAAACATCTGGGCAACCTGTCCTTCAGAGtctgggagaagatgaaggacaTGGTCCACTTCTGTCCCGTCATtctggacccaaacactgcAGCCGacagtctctatctgtctgatGATCTGACCAGTGCGAGACGTGGAGACACAAAGCAGAAGCTTCCAGAAAATCCAGAGAGACACAGCAAGTATTCCGCTGTTCTGGGCTCTGAGGGTTTCAGCTCAGGGAAACACAgctgggaggtggaggtgggagATACTCCTTACTGGGTTGTGGGTTTAGCTAAAGAGTCAGCTGACAGGAAGGGAAAAAGATATTCTTTACCAAAATATGGAATCTGGTGTTTTAAGTATCTCAGTGGACAATACACTGGTGGATCCAAGAGTGTCACAGTGAAGAAAAGTCTCCAGAGGATCAGGGTCCAGCTGGACTATGAGGGGGGGAAGGTGTCATTCTACAACTCTGAACACATGACTCACATCTACACTCTCAGAGACACtttcactgagaaactcttccCTTATTTCAGTATCGGACCGGCTAGTGATGCTAAAACTGCAGAAATCAAAATCTGTCCAGCTGAGATTTCTCTGCGAGGTTCAGAGAGCTCAGAGAAGGTGGAGAGAGGAAAGTCGTTCATTAGtcgtataaaaaaaaaaaaaaagctttag
- the LOC116056311 gene encoding nuclear factor 7, brain-like — translation MGKKGAPTELVLVLTSLPKQKKEKKMEVVCSKHQEVPYLFCKDENRVVCPVCEFALHHGYTVVPVEQAVRDLKEQLKSDLQSLQDKRDKHRRVEKTYDEINQRSKKQLLSTESQIRAEFNKLHQFLKEEEESRLATLREEEQQRGRTVSREMKRIQEQISSLSDSISAVEADLQKDSVPFLSSYKASQSIASVQCSLSDPQLLSGALTDVAKHLGNLSFRVWEKMKDMVHFCPVILDPNTADDRLCLSDDLTSVRRGDTKEELPDNPERHSRYANVLGSEGFSSGKHSWEVEVGDHPDWNVGLAKESADRKGERYASPEYGIWCLKYLSGKYTGGSGKSVTVKKSVQRIRVQLDYEGGEVSFYNSEDKTHIYSHRDTFTEKLFPYFSIGQAADAKTAEIKICPAEISLRSSENSEKVERGEKVERREDEERREGGERREDGERREGGEQRRWRGKRRWREQRRWREQRRWGEQRRFTNN, via the exons ATGGGGAAGAAGGGTGCACCAACTGAGCTTGTTTTGGTGTTGACATCACTACCGAAACAG aaaaaggagaagaaaatgGAGGTGGTGTGTAGTAAACACCAAGAAGTCCCTTATTTGTTCTGTAAGGATGAAAATAGAGTTGTGTGTCCTGTCTGTGAGTTTGCTCTCCACCACGGTTACACGGTGGTTCCTGTAGAACAAGCAGTCAGAGATCTGAAGGAGCAGCTGAAATCTGACTTACAGTCTCTGCAGGacaagagagacaaacacagacgAGTGGAGAAAACATACGATGAAATAAATCAACGCTCCAAGAAGCAGCTGCTGTCTACAGAGAGTCAGATCAGAGCCGAGTTCAACAAGCTGCACCAGTTcctgaaagaggaagaggagtccaGACTGGCAACTCTGAGGGAGGAAGAGCAGCAGAGGGGGAGGACTGTCAgcagagagatgaagaggatTCAGGAGCAGATCTCCTCTCTGTCAGACAGCATCTCTGCTGTGGAAGCAGACCTGCAGAAAGACAGCGTGCCGTTCCTCAGCAGTTATAAAGCCTCTCAGAGCATAGCCAGCGTCCAGTGCTCACTGTCAgatccacagctgctctcaggagcACTGACAGATGTGGCCAAACATCTGGGCAACCTGTCTTTCAGAGtctgggagaagatgaaggacaTGGTCCACTTCTGTCCTGTCATTTTGGACCCAAACACTGCAGATGaccgtctctgtctgtctgatgatCTGACCAGTGTGAGACGTGGAGACACAAAGGAGGAGCTTCCAGACAATCCAGAGAGACACAGCAGGTATGCCAATGTTCTGGGCTCTGAGGGTTTCAGCTCAGGGAAACACAgctgggaggtggaggtgggagATCATCCTGACTGGAATGTGGGTTTAGCCAAAGAGTCAGCTGACAGGAAGGGAGAAAGATATGCTTCACCAGAATATGGAATCTGGTGTTTGAAGTATCTCAGTGGAAAATATACTGGTGGATCTGGTAAGAGTGTCACAGTGAAGAAGAGTGTCCAGAGGATCAGGGTCCAGCTGGATTATGAGGGGGGGGAGGTGTCCTTCTACAACTCTGAAGACAAGACTCACATCTACAGTCACAGAGACACtttcactgagaaactcttccCTTATTTCAGTATCGGACAGGCTGCTGATGCTAAAACTGCAGAAATCAAAATCTGTCCAGCTGAGATTTCTCTGCGAAGTTCAGAGAACTCAGAGAaggtggagagaggagagaaggtggagaggagagaagatgaagagaggagagaaggtggggagaggagagaagatggagagaggagagaaggtggAGAGCAGAGAAGGTGGAGAGGGAAGAGAAGGTGGAGAGAGCAGAGAAGGTGGAGAGAGCAGAGAAGGTGGGGAGAGCAGAGAAG ATTCACAAACAACTGA
- the LOC116056312 gene encoding zinc-binding protein A33-like has protein sequence MFLYQIQRQLAENTALVESFLNCPLCSSETEKGEKKMEVVCDKHPQVPYLFCKDEDRVVCTVCEFSLHHGYTVVPVEQAVRDLKEQLKSDLQSLQDKRDKHRRVKKTYDEINQHSKKQLLSTESQIRAEFNKLHQFLKEEEESRLAALREEEKQREKTVSREVKRIQEQISSLSDSIAAVEADLKKDRVPFLSSYKASQSRARVQCSLSDPQLLSGALTDVAKHLGNLSFRVWEKMKDKVYFCPVILDPNTAHPCLYLSDDLTSVRYGDKKQKLPDNPERFTNSVSVLGSEGFSSGKHSWELEVGDHPDWNVGLAKESADRKGEIQASPKYGIWCLSHGSGEYTNGSKSVKVKKSLQRIRVQLDCKRKYQVSFYNSEDMTQICTLKDTFTEKLFPYFSIGPAGDAKTAEIKICPAEISL, from the exons ATGTTCCTATATCAG ATACAAAGACAGCTGGCTGAGAACACTGCTCTTGTTGAAAGTTTCCTGAACTGCCCTTTGTGTTCATCTGAGacagaaaaaggagagaagaaaatggAGGTGGTGTGTGATAAACATCCACAAGTCCCTTATTTGTTCTGTAAGGATGAAGATAGAGTTGTGTGTACCGTGTGTGAGTTTTCTCTCCACCACGGTTACACGGTGGTTCCTGTAGAACAAGCAGTCAGAGATCTGAAGGAGCAGCTGAAATCTGACTTACAGTCTCTGCAGGACAAGAGGGACAAACACAGACGAGTGAAGAAAACATATGATGAAATAAATCAACACTCCAAGAAGCAGCTGCTGTCTACAGAGAGTCAGATCAGAGCCGAGTTCAACAAGCTGCACCAGTTcctgaaagaggaagaggagtccaGACTGGCAGctctgagggaggaagagaagcaGAGGGAGAAGACTGTCAGCAGAGAGGTGAAGAGGATTCAGGAGCAGATCTCCTCTCTGTCAGACAGCATCGCTGCTGTGGAAGCAGACCTGAAGAAAGACCGCGTGCCGTTCCTCAGCAGTTATAAAGCCTCTCAGAGCAGAGCCAGAGTCCAGTGCTCGCTGTCGgatccacagctgctctcaggagcGCTGACAGATGTGGCCAAACATCTGGGCAACCTGTCTTTCAGAGtctgggagaagatgaaggacaAGGTCTACTTCTGTCCCGTCATtctggacccaaacactgcacacccctgtctctatctgtctgatGATCTGACCAGTGTGAGATATGGAGACAAAAAGCAGAAGCTTCCAGACAATCCAGAGAGATTCACTAACTCTGTCTCTGTTCTGGGCTCTGAGGGTTTCAGCTCAGGGAAACACAGCTGGGAGTTGGAGGTGGGAGATCATCCTGACTGGAATGTGGGTTTAGCCAAAGAGTCAGCTGACAGGAAGGGAGAAATACAAGCTTCACCAAAATATGGAATCTGGTGTTTATCACATGGCAGCGGAGAATACACTAATGGATCTAAGAGTGTCAAAGTAAAGAAGAGTCTCCAGAGGATCAGAGTCCAGCTGGACTGTAAGAGGAAGTACCAGGTGTCCTTCTACAACTCTGAAGACATGACTCAAATCTGCACTCTCAAAGACACtttcactgagaaactcttccCTTATTTCAGTATCGGACCGGCTGGTGATGCTAAAACTGCAGAAATCAAAATCTGTCCAGCTGAGATTTCTCTATGA